One part of the [Synechococcus] sp. NIES-970 genome encodes these proteins:
- the priA gene encoding primosomal protein N': MVWLEVLVDCGYTQGLFTYAIPPELTVVSGDIVSVGFGAQQVGAIAIRLTPDPPQGLDPQQIRPITGIIARGFFSAHYWQLLLQVADYYQSDVMTVVRLALPPGLLRRSQPRVRLLKTALNAHDLEPLSGPAQQLLDLLQRGSGKDYSVRHLQRQVKSVYRGIQELEKWGLVERYLAAPQVVRGQRRKSVTYVGEQEGITKRQREILMVLRYGGGEMWLAELVGTAKTTAATVEKLEKLGCVTIAAREKLRLHQAPEHHRDCPKILTTAQQRALQTIQKIQGYGEVLLHGVTGSGKTEVYLQAIAPVLTQQKSALVLVPEIGLTPQLVDRFRARFGDRVLTYHSGLSDGERYDTWRQMLRPDSQIIIGTRSAIFAPLPDVGIIILDEEHDSSYKQDQPAPCYHARTVARWRSQQENCPLILGSATPDLDTWVQFQGHPDPQHHYLALPERVQARPLPPVTIVDMRHELRLGNRSLFSQSLRQALERITQTQEQGILFVARRGHSTFVSCRSCGYVMECPHCDVSLSYHYVQPGSTPVLRCHYCDHTQIQPKHCPSCESPYFKFFGNGTQKVFQAIAQEFPQLRCLRFDSDTTKRKGAHRDLLGQFARGEADILLGTQMLTKGLDVAQVTLVGIIAADGLLHQSDFRAAERTFQTLTQVAGRAGRGAEPGQVILQTYSPEHPVIQAVKSHDYLTFAQREVLQRQELDYPPFGKLVLLRFSGENQDQVRHTAEAIAEQCFSLLMPEDELLGPVPANVLRVARRYRWQVVLKFPQGKQVLPDLTFLRELCPRNVSLSINVDPLYLD; the protein is encoded by the coding sequence TTGGTTTGGCTTGAAGTATTAGTTGATTGTGGATATACCCAGGGGCTATTTACCTATGCAATTCCGCCGGAATTAACAGTGGTCTCTGGGGATATTGTGTCGGTGGGATTTGGGGCACAGCAGGTGGGAGCGATCGCCATTCGTTTGACCCCAGACCCGCCCCAGGGACTTGATCCCCAGCAAATTCGTCCGATTACTGGCATTATTGCCCGGGGTTTTTTTTCAGCCCATTACTGGCAGCTACTTTTGCAAGTTGCTGACTACTACCAAAGCGATGTAATGACTGTGGTGCGCTTGGCGTTGCCTCCTGGTCTTTTGCGGCGATCGCAGCCCCGGGTACGATTGCTCAAAACAGCGCTTAATGCCCATGACCTAGAGCCATTGTCTGGGCCCGCCCAGCAGCTCCTTGACTTACTCCAACGGGGATCTGGAAAAGACTACAGCGTGCGCCACCTCCAGAGACAGGTCAAATCTGTCTATCGAGGCATCCAAGAATTAGAAAAATGGGGCCTGGTGGAGCGGTATTTGGCCGCGCCCCAGGTGGTACGGGGGCAACGGCGTAAATCTGTCACCTACGTGGGAGAACAGGAGGGGATCACGAAGCGGCAACGGGAAATTTTAATGGTGTTGCGCTACGGGGGGGGTGAAATGTGGCTGGCCGAACTGGTAGGAACCGCCAAAACTACCGCTGCCACGGTGGAAAAACTAGAAAAATTGGGTTGTGTCACGATCGCCGCACGAGAAAAACTACGACTCCACCAGGCGCCAGAGCATCATCGAGATTGCCCTAAAATCCTCACGACAGCCCAGCAGAGAGCCTTACAGACCATTCAAAAGATTCAGGGTTATGGTGAAGTGCTCCTCCATGGGGTAACAGGTTCGGGAAAAACAGAGGTCTACCTCCAGGCGATCGCCCCGGTGCTAACCCAGCAAAAATCTGCCCTCGTTTTAGTTCCAGAAATTGGTTTAACTCCCCAGTTAGTAGATCGCTTTCGGGCGAGGTTTGGCGATCGCGTTTTGACCTACCACAGTGGTCTGTCTGACGGAGAACGCTACGACACTTGGCGACAGATGTTGCGACCCGACAGTCAAATCATTATCGGCACTCGCTCTGCGATTTTTGCGCCCCTACCCGATGTGGGGATCATCATCCTCGATGAAGAACATGACAGCAGCTACAAACAGGATCAGCCCGCCCCCTGTTACCATGCCCGTACCGTTGCCCGATGGCGATCGCAACAGGAAAATTGTCCGCTCATCCTCGGTTCGGCCACCCCAGACCTTGATACCTGGGTGCAGTTTCAGGGTCACCCTGATCCTCAGCATCACTACCTTGCCCTACCAGAGCGCGTCCAGGCGCGGCCCCTCCCCCCGGTCACAATTGTGGATATGCGCCACGAGCTACGCCTGGGCAATCGATCTTTGTTTAGTCAATCCCTCCGCCAAGCCCTCGAACGCATTACCCAAACGCAAGAACAGGGTATTTTATTTGTGGCCAGACGTGGTCATAGCACCTTCGTTTCCTGCCGCAGTTGTGGCTATGTGATGGAATGTCCCCATTGTGACGTTTCCCTGTCCTATCACTATGTCCAACCAGGCAGCACCCCCGTCCTGCGTTGCCACTACTGCGACCACACTCAGATTCAACCGAAGCATTGTCCCAGTTGCGAGTCTCCTTATTTCAAATTTTTTGGCAATGGGACCCAAAAAGTGTTTCAGGCGATCGCCCAAGAATTTCCCCAACTCCGTTGTCTGCGCTTCGACAGTGACACCACGAAGCGTAAGGGCGCCCACCGGGATTTACTCGGACAATTTGCCCGGGGGGAAGCGGATATTTTATTGGGCACACAGATGCTGACCAAGGGTTTAGATGTCGCCCAGGTGACCCTAGTGGGGATCATCGCCGCCGATGGGCTGCTGCACCAAAGTGATTTTCGAGCCGCCGAAAGAACCTTTCAAACCCTCACCCAGGTGGCGGGCCGGGCGGGCCGGGGGGCAGAACCAGGCCAAGTCATTTTACAGACCTATTCCCCAGAGCACCCAGTAATCCAAGCAGTCAAAAGCCACGATTATCTGACCTTTGCCCAACGGGAAGTATTGCAACGACAAGAACTAGACTACCCTCCCTTCGGAAAATTAGTACTCTTGCGGTTCAGTGGTGAAAACCAAGATCAGGTGCGCCACACCGCTGAGGCGATCGCCGAACAATGTTTTTCTTTACTAATGCCCGAAGATGAACTGTTGGGACCAGTACCCGCCAATGTTTTGCGGGTGGCACGGCGTTATCGATGGCAAGTGGTGCTGAAATTCCCCCAGGGAAAACAAGTGCTTCCCGATTTAACCTTTTTGCGGGAACTGTGCCCCCGTAATGTAAGCCTCTCGATTAACGTCGACCCGCTTTATCTCGATTAG
- the nadC gene encoding nicotinate-nucleotide pyrophosphorylase, translating into MALLPPWLVIDPLLQRWLQEDLGRGDRTTQALFAQTQAPIGQAQLILKAPGLVAGLPLVERVFRLLEPQHFQLDIALPEGSRGTPKDLIATITAPLDILLMGERVALNILMPLGGIATETAKYVEKIADLPAQLVDTRKTTPGLRLLEKYAVQVGGGKNHRFGLDDAVMIKDNHIQAAGGITQAIALVRQNMPYPLTIEVEAETPDQAFEAVLAGADILMLDNMAVAQMAALIPQLRAKNPRLKLEASGNITLETLRDVALTGVDYISTSATITRAPWLDISMKITA; encoded by the coding sequence ATGGCACTGTTACCCCCTTGGTTAGTCATTGATCCCCTCCTTCAACGGTGGTTACAAGAAGACCTCGGTCGCGGCGATCGGACCACCCAAGCCCTCTTTGCCCAAACCCAAGCCCCCATCGGCCAAGCCCAATTGATTCTTAAGGCACCAGGGTTGGTGGCGGGCCTGCCTTTGGTGGAGCGGGTTTTTCGTCTGCTAGAACCCCAACATTTTCAACTGGACATCGCTCTCCCCGAAGGCTCTAGGGGAACGCCAAAGGATTTGATTGCCACCATTACCGCTCCCCTGGATATTTTACTGATGGGGGAACGGGTGGCCCTGAATATTTTGATGCCCTTGGGGGGGATTGCCACGGAAACGGCAAAATATGTCGAAAAAATTGCTGATCTCCCGGCTCAACTGGTTGACACTCGCAAAACCACCCCTGGTTTACGCCTTTTAGAAAAGTATGCTGTGCAAGTGGGTGGTGGCAAAAATCACCGCTTCGGCCTAGATGATGCTGTGATGATCAAAGACAACCATATCCAAGCAGCGGGGGGAATCACCCAGGCGATCGCCCTAGTGCGCCAAAACATGCCCTATCCCCTAACCATTGAAGTAGAGGCCGAGACCCCTGACCAAGCTTTTGAAGCGGTGCTGGCAGGGGCTGATATTTTGATGTTAGATAATATGGCTGTGGCGCAGATGGCTGCGTTGATCCCCCAATTACGGGCCAAAAATCCACGGCTCAAGCTAGAGGCCTCTGGCAATATCACCCTAGAAACCTTGCGAGATGTTGCCCTCACTGGGGTTGATTATATTTCCACCAGTGCCACGATTACCCGGGCTCCTTGGTTGGATATCAGCATGAAGATTACGGCATAG
- a CDS encoding hypothetical protein (conserved hypothetical protein), which produces MFHLLFILAFGIIATIAAVNLVRSFMMLSNETRVYPNFQSNSRNAQPQRPRPTPHPEMLDELGQPINEPLLVVRSLDVEDARQRLDNLYNASPSSDNNADGDA; this is translated from the coding sequence ATGTTTCATCTCTTGTTTATTTTGGCATTTGGAATTATCGCCACCATCGCCGCGGTGAACCTGGTGCGTAGCTTTATGATGCTGAGTAATGAAACAAGGGTCTACCCAAATTTTCAGAGTAACAGCCGCAATGCTCAACCCCAACGACCCAGACCGACTCCCCATCCAGAGATGCTCGATGAGCTTGGTCAACCCATTAATGAGCCTTTGTTGGTAGTGCGATCGCTAGATGTTGAAGATGCCAGGCAGCGCCTCGACAATTTGTATAATGCTTCTCCCAGCAGTGACAACAATGCCGATGGGGATGCCTAA
- the lpxB_1 gene encoding lipid A disaccharide synthetase, giving the protein MAQPFDLVILTNGPGEVTTWVRPVVKAVREQLGTLPRISIILAPCSHSTGREAAIARSYPEVDRVQAAQHFLPFLLWGKTAENWSWFTQGLVLFLGGDQFFPLVIGKRLGFKTLIYAEQEARWWRWIDGFGVMNRQVLQQIPPKYRSKGRIVGDLMVDVSQVDQQQGGTNPMIGFLPGSKGMKLAQGVPLMLATATIIHDQRPEVQFMLPVAPTITIQTLLRYGDRQQNPLVETFGLCPIHLTYQDNQAYLQMVNGAKIQLITDFPASDFLRRCQLCLTTIGANTAELGALGLPMLVLLPTQQIDAMRAWDGIPGLIAKIPLVGTWFVRWLNRRILAYVRKHRVRYAWPNIWAKKEIVPELLGELHPEDLAELVLDYLDHPEKLAAIAQALQACRGEAGAAQKLTALMSELLDLPSAPQDNLPASSLRSPQD; this is encoded by the coding sequence ATGGCTCAACCGTTCGATCTTGTTATCCTGACCAACGGCCCCGGGGAAGTGACCACCTGGGTGCGCCCCGTGGTTAAGGCCGTGCGCGAACAACTCGGGACACTCCCCCGTATTTCGATCATTCTCGCCCCTTGTTCCCACAGCACAGGTCGGGAGGCGGCGATCGCCCGTAGCTATCCCGAGGTTGACCGGGTCCAGGCCGCACAACATTTTTTGCCATTTCTTCTCTGGGGCAAAACCGCAGAAAATTGGTCTTGGTTTACCCAGGGGTTGGTGCTTTTTTTGGGAGGAGATCAATTTTTTCCCCTAGTCATTGGTAAACGCCTGGGCTTTAAGACCCTCATCTATGCCGAGCAGGAGGCTCGCTGGTGGCGCTGGATCGATGGTTTTGGGGTCATGAATCGGCAAGTACTCCAACAAATCCCGCCTAAATATCGCTCCAAAGGTCGCATCGTAGGGGATCTCATGGTGGATGTCTCCCAGGTCGACCAGCAACAAGGCGGCACAAACCCAATGATTGGCTTTCTACCTGGCTCTAAGGGCATGAAGCTTGCCCAAGGAGTCCCTTTGATGTTGGCTACGGCGACAATTATCCATGACCAGCGTCCAGAGGTGCAATTTATGCTCCCTGTGGCCCCGACCATCACCATTCAGACTTTGTTGCGCTATGGCGATCGCCAACAAAATCCCCTAGTGGAGACCTTTGGTTTATGCCCAATTCACCTAACTTATCAAGATAACCAAGCCTACCTACAGATGGTCAATGGGGCGAAGATTCAACTGATTACAGACTTTCCTGCCTCTGATTTCCTGAGGCGATGCCAGCTCTGCCTGACCACCATTGGGGCGAATACCGCTGAATTGGGGGCCTTGGGTTTACCGATGTTGGTGCTCTTGCCGACCCAGCAAATTGATGCGATGCGGGCTTGGGATGGCATTCCGGGGCTGATCGCAAAAATTCCCCTGGTGGGCACATGGTTTGTACGCTGGCTCAACCGCCGCATTTTAGCCTATGTGCGTAAACACCGGGTGCGCTATGCTTGGCCAAATATTTGGGCGAAAAAAGAAATTGTGCCGGAGTTATTAGGGGAGCTTCATCCTGAAGACCTCGCAGAGTTGGTTTTAGATTATTTAGACCACCCAGAAAAATTGGCGGCGATCGCCCAGGCGCTCCAGGCTTGTCGAGGGGAAGCAGGGGCGGCCCAAAAGTTAACGGCCCTGATGAGTGAGCTCCTAGATCTACCATCTGCGCCTCAGGACAATTTGCCAGCGAGCTCCCTTCGTTCTCCCCAAGATTGA
- a CDS encoding hypothetical protein (conserved hypothetical membrane protein), producing the protein MSKYLRRSPSPPLKFNRRRLNDIQRQWSALNRAIDWPRAGQVTGIGAGVLGLWIWQWQLMLAIALGGAVMGAIYLADDLSWETYLEAAYRLWQGRYRRLLLAGVGGSVAVLVSYGAIALWQSSGNPWLTSALLLQGSLISIIFLLNVRRSLNSASPLQQFEKSLADLGDRSMVRRLYAIRQLRQLLQERRLTPEQQQTLKTFLHLSWQQETESPLREALLGTLRLYQHPKSTVSAPLRLEKTGVPLNLSQPKTPLKSLAKEKV; encoded by the coding sequence GTGTCTAAGTATTTACGTCGATCCCCCTCTCCTCCACTGAAATTCAACCGACGGCGGCTGAATGATATTCAGCGTCAATGGTCTGCCTTGAACCGCGCCATAGACTGGCCCCGAGCTGGCCAAGTTACTGGGATCGGGGCCGGAGTTTTGGGCCTCTGGATCTGGCAGTGGCAGCTAATGCTGGCGATCGCCCTAGGGGGCGCTGTCATGGGGGCAATCTACTTGGCCGATGACCTATCCTGGGAAACCTATCTCGAAGCAGCCTATCGGCTTTGGCAGGGGCGCTATCGGCGTCTATTGCTTGCTGGGGTCGGGGGGAGTGTGGCGGTCTTGGTCAGCTACGGGGCGATCGCCCTGTGGCAATCGAGTGGTAATCCTTGGCTCACTAGCGCCCTATTACTCCAAGGGAGTTTAATTAGTATTATTTTTTTGTTGAATGTACGCCGCAGTTTAAATTCTGCTTCACCGCTGCAGCAGTTTGAAAAGTCTTTGGCTGACTTAGGCGATCGCAGTATGGTGCGACGTCTATATGCGATTCGGCAGCTCCGTCAGCTACTCCAAGAACGTCGCCTCACCCCCGAACAACAACAGACCCTCAAAACCTTCCTTCACCTCAGTTGGCAGCAGGAAACCGAGAGCCCCCTGCGGGAAGCACTATTGGGAACCCTGCGTCTCTACCAACATCCAAAATCAACGGTTTCAGCGCCCCTGCGCCTGGAAAAAACCGGCGTACCCCTGAATTTGAGCCAGCCCAAAACACCCCTAAAATCCTTGGCCAAGGAAAAGGTTTAG
- a CDS encoding hypothetical protein (conserved hypothetical protein): protein MIANSTDSPSLSSQQIIIAQVGYVEDPDVLGQIRDGFQNFVDSGQLWAMILGFVLGYWFSGLRRG, encoded by the coding sequence ATGATTGCTAATTCCACCGATTCCCCCTCACTGTCGTCCCAGCAGATCATCATTGCCCAGGTGGGCTATGTTGAAGATCCCGATGTCCTCGGACAAATTCGGGATGGCTTCCAAAATTTTGTTGACAGCGGTCAACTGTGGGCCATGATTTTGGGTTTTGTCTTGGGCTACTGGTTTAGCGGTCTCCGGCGCGGTTAA
- a CDS encoding sigma factor SibG regulation protein RsbU, which yields MTPSASNFATPKYFDPAARESELQVASDPSEMHLETAIGEDVEFLRTQIAKLSREQTKVQDLLSSLGFALRSFNNLNQFLELTPLMSARVVDADGGALVLFEPQGQIHLEKFYCGEGGDCQLIRRAFEQTKGAIANGDSSASICTAQEALEWDEKLQTQLGNEFRICSTPILVKNVTRGKLYVFSRDPQYSWDITRRKLVQLVADQTAVAIANNDLTSKLRSKEKQDRELEIASEIQNHLLPRECPQIKGLAIAADYRNAYRVGGDYYDFIPSNYDRIRRQDDPKLVQCVPWSIVIGDVMGKGVPAGLIMTMTRGMLRAEVLNRHSPAKILEHLNRVMYADLDNSHRFVTLFYSEYDPKTRTLAYSNAAHHPPLLWRAQTQTIETLDTQGMLIGLDLDSTYEDAKVVLEIGDIVLYYTDGFTDAVNAHGDRFDEENLVRVFQNACQNCQTPEAIVQELFTQVEKFTYPKVKGGDDMTLVVVQVQSEAVYPQPCQHHDC from the coding sequence GTGACTCCTTCTGCCTCTAATTTTGCCACTCCCAAGTATTTTGACCCTGCCGCCCGGGAGTCAGAATTACAGGTAGCGTCTGACCCATCAGAGATGCATTTAGAGACGGCTATTGGCGAAGATGTCGAATTTTTACGGACGCAAATCGCCAAACTAAGTCGCGAACAAACCAAGGTTCAAGATCTCTTGAGTTCCCTCGGTTTTGCCCTAAGGAGCTTTAATAATCTCAATCAATTTTTAGAACTTACCCCCCTGATGTCGGCCCGGGTTGTCGATGCGGATGGGGGAGCCCTTGTGCTTTTTGAGCCCCAAGGCCAGATTCACTTAGAAAAATTTTATTGTGGTGAAGGGGGCGACTGCCAGCTCATTCGTCGGGCTTTTGAGCAAACCAAAGGGGCGATCGCCAATGGGGATAGCTCGGCGTCCATTTGCACAGCCCAAGAAGCTTTGGAATGGGATGAAAAGCTCCAAACTCAGCTGGGGAATGAGTTTCGAATTTGTAGTACACCGATTCTCGTCAAAAATGTTACCCGGGGCAAGCTCTATGTCTTTAGCCGTGACCCCCAGTACAGTTGGGACATCACCCGCCGAAAACTGGTGCAACTGGTGGCTGACCAAACGGCGGTGGCGATCGCTAACAATGACCTGACTAGCAAGCTCCGCAGCAAAGAAAAACAAGACCGAGAATTAGAGATTGCCTCGGAAATTCAAAATCACCTCCTCCCGAGGGAATGTCCCCAAATCAAAGGGTTGGCGATCGCCGCCGACTACCGCAATGCCTACCGGGTCGGGGGCGATTACTACGACTTTATTCCCAGTAATTACGACCGGATTCGCCGTCAAGATGATCCAAAACTGGTGCAATGTGTCCCCTGGAGCATTGTGATCGGCGATGTGATGGGCAAGGGCGTTCCCGCTGGTTTGATTATGACCATGACCAGGGGCATGCTCCGGGCAGAAGTGTTGAACCGCCATAGCCCCGCGAAAATTCTCGAACATCTCAATCGGGTTATGTATGCTGATTTGGATAATTCCCATCGGTTTGTCACCCTGTTTTATTCAGAGTATGACCCGAAAACCCGTACCCTCGCCTACAGCAACGCGGCCCACCATCCGCCCCTGTTGTGGCGTGCCCAAACCCAAACAATCGAGACCCTTGATACCCAAGGCATGCTCATTGGCCTTGACTTAGATTCCACCTATGAAGATGCAAAAGTGGTGCTAGAAATAGGGGATATCGTTCTCTACTACACCGATGGCTTTACCGATGCGGTCAATGCCCATGGCGATCGCTTCGACGAAGAAAACCTGGTGCGGGTTTTTCAAAATGCCTGCCAAAATTGTCAAACCCCCGAGGCGATCGTCCAGGAACTGTTCACTCAGGTCGAAAAATTTACCTATCCCAAAGTTAAAGGGGGTGACGATATGACCCTGGTCGTTGTCCAGGTACAATCAGAAGCAGTCTATCCTCAGCCCTGTCAGCACCATGATTGCTAA
- a CDS encoding glycosyl transferase, family 2: MVYISVVIPTYNRKPILTKCLWALEQQQVPEELANGGYEVVVVDDGSTDGTVAWLQTEAQQYPHVRLFEQAHKGAAAARNLGVKQARGDIIIFIDSDLVVTETFLAAHLEGLRQGKRKLKSDRLFTYGRVINTANFDNPTREPFKVTDFSAAYFATGNVAIARKWLLEAGLFDVGFQLYGWEDLELGVRLKKLGLTLIKCPAAVGYHWHPAFSLEQIPQLIDQEIQRGKMGVIFYQKHPTWEVRMMIQMTWFHRLLWGILSLGGWLNEKRLQPLLRWLIQQGKSQLALEVARIFLNWYNVQAVYAAHRQAQLNLDA, encoded by the coding sequence TTGGTTTACATCAGCGTTGTCATCCCTACCTATAACCGCAAGCCGATTTTGACAAAATGTCTCTGGGCCCTTGAGCAGCAACAGGTACCGGAAGAGCTGGCCAATGGGGGTTATGAAGTTGTGGTGGTGGATGATGGCTCCACCGATGGTACAGTGGCTTGGCTACAGACAGAGGCACAGCAATATCCCCATGTCCGGCTGTTTGAACAGGCCCATAAAGGGGCAGCCGCTGCCCGTAACCTGGGGGTTAAACAGGCCCGGGGCGATATCATTATTTTTATTGACAGTGATCTGGTGGTCACAGAGACTTTTTTAGCGGCTCACCTGGAAGGACTACGCCAGGGGAAACGAAAACTAAAAAGCGATCGCCTCTTTACCTATGGTCGCGTCATCAACACAGCGAATTTTGACAATCCCACCCGTGAGCCCTTCAAGGTAACTGATTTTTCAGCCGCCTATTTTGCCACAGGCAATGTGGCGATCGCCCGTAAATGGCTTTTAGAAGCGGGTCTCTTTGATGTGGGTTTTCAACTCTATGGCTGGGAAGACCTCGAACTCGGTGTCCGTCTAAAAAAACTGGGACTGACACTGATTAAATGCCCCGCCGCCGTTGGTTACCATTGGCATCCCGCCTTTAGCCTTGAGCAAATTCCCCAACTCATCGACCAGGAGATTCAACGGGGCAAAATGGGTGTTATCTTCTACCAAAAACATCCCACTTGGGAAGTGCGGATGATGATCCAAATGACGTGGTTTCATCGTCTACTCTGGGGCATTCTTTCCCTGGGAGGGTGGCTCAACGAAAAACGTCTTCAGCCTTTACTGCGGTGGCTCATTCAGCAGGGCAAATCCCAACTGGCCCTGGAAGTAGCCCGCATCTTTCTCAATTGGTACAACGTCCAGGCTGTTTATGCGGCCCATCGCCAAGCCCAGTTGAACCTTGATGCCTAA
- the mrcA gene encoding penicillin-binding protein 1B — MSRPQAQAERSPQGFFQGVCQKAVGTMITCTLLGSAIAAGGLVGLAISFRNLPDVRTLKTYVPTETSYIYDINGKVLLSLHGEANRRNTTLPEVSSDLKLAILAIEDSHFYQHNGINPTSIGRAIISNLQAGGITEGASTITMQLVKNLFLAQDRTYNRKLAETILALRIEQSFTKDEILEMYLNNIYWGHNNYGVETAAESYFNKSAADLTLAEAAVMAGMIQAPEEYSPFRNYQQTKQRQLIVLNRMRDLGWITPAQAEAAAKEPLLVGRPTAWLASASPYITQAVVEELTARFGEELVRKGGMQVQTTLDLDLQRRTETIVQNSFQQARNRGLRADQIAVAAVDPRTHFVKVLIGGRDYQESQFNRAIQSQRQPGSAFKPFVYYAAFASGKYTPFTTIDDSPVSYPDGSGTYAPQNYGGDFSGTMSLYDTLVVSKNVPAVKLGRAVGLDKVIEICRLLGIKSPLQPVVSLPLGAVGISPLEMASAYATFANNGWQSETTMILRVTDSQGNVLLDNTPQPRLVLDPWATASLNSVLQGVITSGTGRSASLGDRPAAGKTGTTSAERDVWFVGYVPQLSAAVWIGNDDYRPMGTGTTGGGAAAPIWRAFMQEALKGEAPQYFAPASKYEQPKP; from the coding sequence ATGTCCCGTCCCCAGGCTCAGGCTGAGCGATCGCCCCAGGGCTTTTTCCAAGGTGTCTGCCAGAAGGCTGTGGGCACAATGATCACCTGCACGTTATTGGGGAGTGCGATCGCCGCTGGGGGGCTGGTGGGGCTGGCCATCAGTTTCCGCAATCTCCCCGATGTGCGCACCCTCAAGACTTACGTGCCCACCGAAACTAGCTATATTTACGACATTAACGGCAAAGTCCTTCTCAGTCTCCACGGAGAAGCCAACCGCAGAAATACGACTCTTCCCGAGGTTTCTTCGGACCTGAAATTAGCGATTTTGGCGATCGAAGACAGCCACTTTTACCAACACAATGGGATCAACCCCACCAGTATTGGCCGGGCAATCATCTCTAACCTCCAAGCCGGGGGGATTACCGAAGGCGCTTCGACCATCACCATGCAGTTGGTGAAAAATCTCTTCCTTGCCCAAGACCGTACCTATAACCGTAAACTGGCCGAAACCATATTGGCCCTACGCATTGAGCAGAGCTTTACCAAAGATGAAATCCTGGAGATGTATCTCAATAACATCTACTGGGGACACAACAACTACGGTGTTGAAACTGCCGCCGAATCCTATTTCAATAAATCTGCCGCTGACCTCACCCTCGCTGAGGCTGCAGTGATGGCAGGGATGATTCAAGCCCCTGAAGAATATAGTCCCTTCCGTAACTACCAACAGACCAAACAACGGCAACTCATCGTGTTAAACCGGATGCGAGATCTGGGGTGGATTACCCCCGCACAAGCAGAGGCCGCTGCCAAAGAACCCCTCCTGGTAGGCAGACCAACAGCTTGGCTTGCCAGCGCTTCTCCCTACATTACCCAAGCTGTTGTGGAAGAGTTGACCGCACGCTTCGGGGAAGAACTTGTCCGAAAAGGGGGCATGCAAGTCCAGACGACCCTTGATCTTGACCTGCAGCGGCGCACCGAGACCATCGTCCAAAATAGTTTTCAGCAGGCTCGCAATCGGGGGCTCCGGGCGGACCAGATTGCCGTGGCCGCCGTTGATCCGCGTACCCATTTTGTCAAAGTCTTGATCGGGGGTCGCGACTATCAAGAAAGTCAGTTTAACCGTGCCATTCAATCCCAGCGGCAGCCAGGTTCTGCGTTTAAACCATTCGTCTACTATGCTGCTTTCGCCAGCGGTAAATACACACCTTTTACTACTATCGACGATAGTCCAGTGAGTTATCCCGATGGGAGTGGCACCTATGCGCCCCAGAACTACGGAGGGGATTTTTCGGGAACAATGAGTTTGTACGATACCCTCGTCGTTTCTAAGAATGTCCCTGCGGTGAAACTGGGGAGGGCAGTGGGTCTCGACAAGGTAATTGAGATTTGTCGTCTGTTGGGAATCAAGAGTCCGCTCCAGCCTGTCGTCTCTCTCCCCCTCGGTGCCGTAGGGATCAGCCCCCTTGAAATGGCCAGTGCCTATGCCACCTTCGCGAACAATGGCTGGCAGAGTGAAACCACAATGATTCTACGGGTGACCGATAGTCAAGGAAATGTACTGTTGGATAACACTCCCCAGCCTCGTTTGGTTTTAGATCCCTGGGCGACGGCTTCTCTTAATAGTGTCCTCCAAGGGGTGATTACCAGTGGGACTGGTCGGTCGGCGAGTTTAGGCGATCGCCCTGCCGCCGGCAAAACAGGCACGACCTCAGCAGAACGAGATGTGTGGTTTGTCGGTTATGTCCCCCAACTGTCGGCCGCCGTGTGGATCGGCAACGATGATTATCGTCCCATGGGAACAGGCACAACTGGGGGCGGGGCCGCAGCGCCCATTTGGCGAGCCTTTATGCAGGAAGCACTCAAGGGCGAGGCGCCCCAATATTTTGCGCCAGCTTCAAAGTATGAGCAACCCAAACCCTAG
- the petG gene encoding cytochrome b6-f complex subunit 5, with the protein MIEPLLLGIVLGLIPVTLAGLFVAAYLQYKRGNDLGME; encoded by the coding sequence GTGATTGAACCCCTTTTACTCGGCATCGTGTTAGGCCTGATCCCCGTTACCCTTGCGGGTTTGTTCGTGGCTGCTTACCTCCAGTACAAGCGCGGCAATGACCTCGGCATGGAATAA